GCCTCCGCCGTGGCGGGGCCGCCCAGTGTCGTCTCGGCCGCCGCGTACAGGTCGGCCGGGCGCACCCCGCTCAGCGCGGTGACCAGGTGGCCGTCGGGGCGCACCAGGAGCACGGTGTGTGCCGCCGCGCCGGGATAGCTCTCGGCGACCAGCAGCTCGGCGCGGTGCGGCAGCGCGGTCACGGCGGCCGCGAGCCGGGGCATGATCCCGGCCGTGACCCAGTGCTTGCGCGCCCACACGCCCGTACCCGGAGCGATCAGTACGACGAGCAGCACCCCGCGACCGAGCCGCTCCCGCAGCTGTACGAACGAGCCGTCCTCCGCGGTCACGCGTACGTCGACGACCGGCGCACCGGGGGCCGTGTCCACAGGCGTCGCCGATTCGGTGTGCGCGGGCGCGAGCGGCGAGTCGGCGTACACCCCCGGCGCACCCAGCGGGCCGCGTCCCAGGTGGCCGTCCGTGAGCAGCGCGTCGTGGCCACGGGCCGACCCGGGGACGTACGAGCGCAGGCCTCCGCCGCTGCGCAGCAGTGGCAGCGCCTGGTCGGCGGCGCGCAGCCGGGCGGCGACGACGGCCCGCCGCTCCGCCTGGTAGCTGTCGAGCAGTGCCTCGTGCGGGCCGTGGTGCCAGGCGAGCGCGAGTTTCCAGGCGAGGTTGTCGGCGTCCCGCAGGCCCTCGTCCAGCCCCTGGGTGCCGAGCGCGCCGAGCAGGTGCGCGGCGTCCCCGGCGAGGAAGACCCGGCCGGACCGCCAGCGGCGGGCGAGGCGGTGGTGGACGGTGTGGACTCCGGTGTCGAGCAGCTCGTACGGGGGTGTGGAGCCCGCGTTCCAGCCCGCGAGGGTCTCGCGGATGCGCGCCACCAGCAGGTCGGGCGTGACCAGGTCCTTGCCGGGCGGCAGCAGCCAGTCCAGCCGCCACACGTCGTCGGCGAGGGGGCGCGCGGTCACCTCCCCGCTCGCGGGGCCCGACGTCCGCCACGGAGGCATCCGGTGCAGCAACGCCTGGCCGGGCCAGGGGAGTTCCGTACGCAGCGCCGCCACGGCGTATCGTTCGACGGCTGTACGTCCGGGGAAGCGGATGTCCTGGAGCTTGCGCACGGTCGAGCGCGGTCCGTCGCAGCCGACCAGGTAACTGCCGCGCCACCACGTGCCGTTGGGGCCGCGGGTGTGCGCCGTGACGCCCGAGGACTCCTGCTCGATCGAGTCGAGGCGGCTGCCCACGGCGACCTTGATCAGCCGCTCGTGGAGGATGGCCTCGCGCAGGGCGCCGGTCAGCGCGTGCTGGGTTAGGTGCAGCGGGGCGGGTGCGTGGGCGCCGTCGGAGTCCTGCGCGTCCCCGGTCGCGCCGACCCCGGCGCTTTTCTGGCGCTGCGCGCTTCCCTTCGGGTTCCGCGCACTTCCCTCGGAGCGCTGGGCGCCGCTCGCCGAGCCGTGCGCGCCGCCCCCGGAGGCCTGCGCACCGCTTTCCGAGCCGTGCGCCGCGCCCCCGAGGCCTCGCAGATCCGATGCGAAGTCCAACGGGTCCGTGCCGGATCCCCCGGCATCGAATCCGATCTCGCGCATCACCTGCTTGCGTCGCATCGACCGCCATCCGGCCCAACGGAAACCGGCATCGGTGAGGGGCGGGCCCGTCAGGCGCTCGACGAGCGCGGCGGTGTCCTCGCGCAGCACCACCGTTCGCGCGAGCCGTTGTTCGTCCTTGCCCGGCCCCTCGTCGAGGACCACGCAGGGGACCTCCTGGCGGGCCAGCGCAAGGGCCAGCGTGAGGCCCACGGGCCCCGCGCCGACGATGATCACCGGGTCCACGGCGCGCGGCCCCCTGCCCGGAGCGGTGTCCTGAGGAACGGTCGGGAACAGGCAGTTGGAACGGGGTGCACGATCACAGAACGTATGCAACCCATTGCCGGTGCTTGCGTCAAGTGACGGGGGCAGTGGCGATCATGCCACTGCCCCCGTTGACGTCGACGAAGGGTGAGGATCCGTCAGATGGAGATGCCGCCGCCCGCGCCGGTCGACTCCGTGCCCCCGACCGCGGCCGGCGCAAGCACCGCGCCCGTCGACTTCTTGCCGCGCCGCAGTCGTCCCTCGAGCCAGCTCGCGAAGCTCGTGAGGCTGAAGTTGAGCGCGATGTAGATCAGGGCCACGACGGTGAAGCTGGCGATGGTGTTCGCGCCGTAGTAGGCGCTCATCGGGCCGACGGAGGCGAGCAGCTCGGGGAAGGTGAGGATCGCGCCGCCGATCGCGGTGTCCTTCACGATCACGACGAGCTGACTGACGATCGCGGGCAGCATCGCGGTGACCGCCTGCGGCAGCAGGATGAACCGCATGACCTGGTTCTTGCGCAGACCGACGGCCATGGCCGCCTCGGACTGCCCCTTGGGCAGCGACAGGATGCCCGCGCGGACGATCTCCGCGAGGACCGAGGAGTTGTAGAGCACCAGTCCCGTGAAGACCGCATAGAGCGGACGGTCGTCCGAGCTGATGTTCGTGTACTCGGAGTACGCGGCGACGGCGAAGATCATCAGGACCAGCACCGGGATGGCGCGGAAGAACTCCACGATCGCGGCCGCGGGTATCCGGATCCAGGCGTGGTCGGAGAGCCGGGCGATGCCGAAGACGGCGCCGAGCGGCAGGGCGATGACCATGGCGAGGGCCGCGGCCTTGAGGGTGTTCAGCAGTCCCGGCCAGAGGTACGTGCTCCACGCCTCGCCATGGACGAAGGGCTTCCACTTCTCCCAGGCGAGCTGGTCCTTGTCGTTGAGGCTGGTGATCACCCACCACAACAGGGCCGCGAAGGCGACCAGGAACAGCGCCGAGTAGAGGATGTTGCGCCGCTTGGCGCGGGGGCCCTGGGCGTCGTACAGGACGGACGTCATCGCTTCACCGCCACCTTCTTGCCCACCCAGCCGAGGAGGAGGCCGGTCGGCAGCGTCAGACACATGAACCCGAAGGCGAAGACGGCCGAGATCGCGATGAGTTGGGCCTCGTTCTCGATCATGGACTTCATCAGGGTGGCCGCTTCGGCGACGCCGATCGCGGCCGCCACCGTGGTGTTCTTCGTCAGGGCGATCAGCACGTTCGTCAGGGGACCGACGACCGAACGGAACGCCTGGGGAAGCACGATCAGGGTGAGGACCTGGGTGAAGTTCAGACCGATGGCGCGGGCCGCTTCCGCCTGCCCGACGGGCACGGTGTTGATGCCGGAGCGCAGTGCCTCGCAGACGAAGGCCGAGGTGTAGGCGATCAGACCGAGCACGGCCAGCCGGAAGTTGACCGTCTCGAACTTGTCCGCGCCGAGACTCACCCCCAGGGTCTGGTTCAGGCCCAACGAGGTGAACAGGATGATCACGGTCAGCGGGATGTTCCGCACGATGTTCACGTAGGCGGTGCCGAATCCGCGCATGAGAGGCACCGGACCGACCCGCATGGCGGCCAGCACGGTTCCCCATATCAGGGAGCCGACGGCTGAGAGGACGGTGAGCTTCACCGTCATCCAGAACGCTCCCAGCAGGTCGTAACCTTGAAGAAAGTCGAACACGATTTCCCGCGCTTCCGCGTGTGGTGATGCCCGGGCGCGCCGCCCCCCGAGGGCGGCGCACCGGCGGGCCCTACATCAGCTGACGATGTTGCCGATCTTCGGAGCGGGCTCGTTCTTGTAGCTCGCCGGACCGAAGTTCTTGTCCACGGCCTTCTGCCAGGAACCGTCGGACACCATCGCCTTGAGAGCCGTGTTGATCTTGGCCTTGAGGTCGCTGCCCTTCTTGACGCCGATGCCGTAGTTCTCGTTGGTCATCTTGAAGCCGCCGAGCTTGAACTTGCCCTTGAAGGCGGCCTGCGAGGCGTAGCCGGCGAGGATCGAGTCGTCCGTCGTCAGGGCGTCGATCGCCTTGTTCTGCAGACCCGTCAGGCAGGCCGAGTACGTCGGGTACTGCTGGAGCTGGGCCTTGGGCGCCAGCTTGTCGTGCACGTTCTGCGCCGAGGTCGAACCCGTCACGGAACACAGCTTCTTGCTGTTGAGGTCCGACGGCGACTTGATGGCGGTGTCGTCGGCGCGGATCAGCACGTCCTGGTGGGCGAGCAGGTAAGGGCCGGCGAAGTCGACCTTCTGCTGACGCTCGGGGGTGATCGAGTAGGAGGCGGCGATGAAGTCGACGTCACCGCGCGAGAGCGCGTTCTCGCGGTCGGCGCTCTTCGTCTCCTTCCACTGGATCTGGTCGGGCTTGTAGCCGAGCTTCCCGGCGACGTACGTGGCGACGTCGACGTCGAAGCCCGCGTAACCCTGCGGGGTCTTCTGGCCGATGCCCGGCTGGTCGAACTTGATGCCGACGGTGATCTTGCCGCCGCCACTGCCCGAGGATCCGCTGTCCTTCTTGTTGTCGGAGCCGCACGCCGTGGCGGTCACGGCGAGCGCGAGTACGACGGCCGAGGCGGCGGTGACCTTGCGGAGCTTCATGGTGAACATCCTTTGGGTGGGGAGGAGATGCAGGTCTTCAGGCATGGTCTTCAGGCATGGGCTTCAGTGATGAACGCAGGCGATGAACGCAGGCGATGAACGTCGGCGATGAACGCAAGCGATCAACGTCAGCGATGAACGCCGGCTCAGGAACTCGGTTCAGGAACGAACTTCAGTGATGACGAAGCGCAGGCCGTCAGTGGTGCAGGATCTTCGACAGGAAGTCCTTGGCCCGGTCGCTGCGGGGATTGCTGAAGAACTGGTCCGGCACGGCCTCTTCGACGATGCGACCGTCGGCCATGAAGACCACCCGGTTGGCAGCCGAGCGAGCGAAGCCCATCTCGTGCGTGACGACGATCATCGTCATGCCGTCGCTCGCGAGCTGCTGCATGACCTCCAGGACCTCGTTGATCATCTCGGGGTCGAGCGCCGAGGTCGGCTCGTCGAAGAGCATGACCTTGGGGTCCATCGCCAGCGCACGCGCGATCGCGACCCGCTGCTGCTGACCGCCCGACAACTGCGCGGGGTACTTGTCCGCCTGGGTGCCCACGCCCACCCGGTCCAGCAGCCGGCGGGCCTTCTCCTCGGCCGCCTTCTTGTCGGCCTTGCGGACCTTGATCTGCCCCAGCATCACGTTCTCGAGCACCGTCTTGTGCGCGAAGAGGTTGAAGGACTGGAAGACCATGCCCACGTCGGCCCGCAACCGGGCCAGCGCCTTGCCCTCGTCGGGCAGCGGCTTGCCGTCGATGGTGATGTCGCCCGAATCGATCGTCTCCAGGCGGTTGATGGTGCGGCACAGGGTGGACTTCCCGGACCCGGAGGGCCCGATGACCACGACGACCTCGCCACGCGCGATCGTCAGGTCGATGTCCTGGAGCACGTGCAACGCGCCGAAGTGCTTGTTGACGCTCTTCAGGACGACCAGGTCCTCGGTCGCGGCCACGGCATCCTTGGCCACCGATACTTCGGTCATCGCTCTGGGGCTCCGTCCTCCTCGGTTTCGGTGGACAGTAGTGACCCCGTGCGACCAGCGTCATTACATCTGAGGGGAACTTGAGCATCACGATCCGGTAGCAACCGGACACGTGTCGTAGCAGCCGCTGCGCGACGGCGTACCTGCCGCGTACCGGCTGGGTAACGGAAGCCCTCCCCGACCCGAAGCCTCTTGACGCGGTCGTGATCCATCGGCGTGACTTCCTTGGTGCACACGTGTGTGCGCCGCGATCCAACAGGATCGGACCGTACGACCGATGAACCGGAGGGGGCCGGAATGAGACTGCTGCTCGTCGAGGACGACAACCACGTCGCGGCGGCCCTGTCCGCGGTGCTGGCGCGACACGGCTTCGACGTCACGCACGCCCGCAGCGGCGAGGAGGCACTGCAGGCACTGGTGCCGGAGAGCGACGGCTTCGGTGTGGTCCTGCTCGACCTGGGCCTGCCCGACCAGGACGGCTACGAGGTCTGCGGCAAGATCCGCAAACGCACCAGCACTCCGGTGATCATGGTCACCGCCCGCTCCGACGTACGGTCGCGGATCCACGGCCTCAACCTCGGCGCCGACGACTACGTGGTGAAGCCCTACGACACCGGGGAGCTGCTCGCGCGTATCCACGCCGTCAGCCGGCGCAGCGTCCCCGACGACGCCGGCGGCTCCGGGGACAGCGCGCTGCGGCTCGGGCCGGTCCGCATCGAACTGCCCACCCGCCAGGTCAGCGTCGACGGTTCGGTGGTCCAACTGACCCGCAAGGAGTTCGACCTGCTCGCGCTGCTCGCCCAGCGGCCCGGGGTGGTCTTCCGCCGGGAGCAGATCATCAGCGAGGTGTGGCGCACCAGTTGGGAGGGGACCGGGCGCACCCTGGAGGTGCATGTAGCGTCCCTGCGTTCCAAGCTGCGCATGCCGGCGCTGATCGAGACCGTGCGCGGCGTGGGGTACCGGCTCGTCGCTCCCACGGCGTAGCGTGCACCGGTGCGCACCCGCCTCCTTCCGCTGCTCATCGTCCTGATGGCAGCCGTGCTGCTCGCGCTCGGCATCCCGCTCGCCGTGAGCGTCGCGGCCGCCGAGCAACAGCGTGTGGTCGTCGACCGCATCGACGACACGGCACGCTTCGCCGCCCTCGCGCAGTTCGTCACCGACCAGCCGGCCGGCGGCTCCCGAGTGGGCACGACGGACGAGCGCGGGGAGACCCTGCGCAAGGAACTCGTCGCGTACTACGAGGTGTACGGCATCCGTGTCGGCGTCTTCTACCGCGACCTCGCGCCCATGGCCAACGCACCCGAGAACTGGTACGTGGTCGCGAAGGGCGAGGGGCGCGAGGCCTTCAACGAGGCGCTCCTGGGCCGCCGCAGCCACGACCCGGAGCAGGTCTGGCCGTGGCAGCGCAACCGGCTCGTCGTCGCGTCCCCGGTCATCCGGGACGGTGACGTCATCGCGGTCGTGGTCACCGACTCGCCCACCGGACAGATGCGTTCGAAGATCCTGCACGGCTGGGTGATCATCGGCGCGGGCGAGGTCGCGGCGATGCTCCTCGCCCTCGGCGCGGCGCTGCGGCTGACCGGCTGGGTGCTCAGGCCCGTACGTGTCCTCGACGCCACCACCCACGACATCGCGACCGGCCGGCTGAAGTCGCGGGTCGCGGTCGCGGGCGGTCCGCCGGAACTCAGGCGCCTGGCCCGGTCGTTCAACGAGATGGCGGACAACGTCGAAGACGTCCTGGAGCAGCAGCGCGCCTTCGTCGCCGACGCCTCGCACCAGTTGCGCAACCCGCTCTCGGCGCTGCTGCTGCGCATCGAACTGCTCGCGCTGGAACTACCGGAGGACAACGAGGAGATCGCGTCGGTCCGCACCGAGGGCAAGCGCCTCGCCGAGGTCCTGGACGACCTGCTCGACCTGGCGCTCGCCGAGCACGCCGAGGCGGACCTGCGGCTGACCGACATCGGTGAGCTGGCGGCCGAGCGCGTCGCGTCCTGGTCACCACTGGCCGACAGCAGGGGCGTACGCCTGACCGGCACCTGCCCGGCCACCACCGCCTGGGCCGACCCGGTCACCCTGTCCAGCGCTCTGGACGCGGTGATCGACAACGCGCTGAAGTTCACGCCCGAGGGCGAGGACGTCGAGGTGGCGGTCGCGTCGAACGGCGAGGTCTCGACGGTGGTCGTCACCGACCGCGGTCCGGGCCTCAGCGACGAGGAACTGGCCCGCATCGGCGACCGCTTCTGGCGCAGCGCGGGGCACCAGAACATCAAGGGCTCGGGCCTCGGCCTGTCCATCTCGCGGGTGCTGCTCTCGGCGGGCGGCGGCTCCATCGCGTACGCCCGTCACGAGCCGCACGGCCTCAAGGTGACGGTGACGGTGCCGAGGTCGCGGCCCGAGTCGTGAGCGGGGCGGCCAGGGCCACCGGGGCCGACGTGGTGGTCGGCGCTACGGCTTGACCGAGCGGTAGTAGCGCCGGGCGCCCTCGTGCAGGGGCAGCGGATCCGTGTAGATGGCCGTGCGCAGGTCCACCAGCTGGGCCGCGTGCACCTGACGGCCGATGCCGTCGCGGCTGTTGATCACCGTGCGGGTGAGCTCCTCGGTGAGCCGGGCGTCCGAGTCCTCCCGTGTGATCAGGAAGTTCGCCACCGCCAGCGTCTGCACGGACGAGCCCTGCTGGGCCTCGGGGTAGGCGTCGGCGGGCATCACCGCGGACCGGTAGTAGCGGGCCGCGCCGCCCTGCTCGTGCAGTTTCGCGACGAGGTCGCCGGTGATCGGCACCAGCCTGACGGCGAAGCGCTTCGAGAGCTGCTGCACCGCGCTCGTCGGCAGGCCGCCCGACCAGAAGAAGGCGTCGATCTTGCGTTGTTCGAGCAGGTCCGGCATGGTGCCGATGCCGTCCGGAAACGGCTTGATGTCCTTCGCGGAGTCGAGCCCGGCCGCCTGCAGAACATGCTCCGCTATCAGCCGTACCCCGGAACCGTCCGGCCCCACGGCGACCCTCTTGCCCCGCAGGTCCGCCACCGACTGGACGGACGAGGAGCGCGGGACGACCAGGTGCACATAGTCGTCGTACAGCCGGGCGCAGCCGCGCAGTTGGCCCGCCCCGGGCTTGTTCTCCAGGATGTACGTCTCCACCGCGTCGGCCGCCGCGATGGTGAAGTCGGCCTGGCCCGTGGCCACCCGGCGGACGTTCTCCTGCGAGCCGTCGCTGTTCTTCAGCCGGACGTCCAGGCGCGGCATGTCCTTGGCGAGCGCGGTCTGCAGGAGCGTGCCGTACTTCTGGTACACCCCGGTCGGGGTGCCCGTGCTGAACGTGATCCTGCCGCCCGGCGACTCCTCGCCCAGCGGCAGCAGCCACCACAACAGCAGCCCGAACACCACGAGGGCGGCGGCCGAGCCGAACAGCGCGCGGCGCCGGTCGATACGGGGGAGTGGCAGGAACATGCGCGCGATCCTGCCAGCCGGGGGCAGTCCTGACCAGGGCGGGGCCGGGAGAGGCAGAGAGGGGGGCGAGAGGGGCCGAGAGCGGCCGCGGGTCGGCGGGGGCGGGGAACCGGACTCGGATGGGTCGGCGGGGGGCGTGGAACCGGACTCGGATAGGTCGGCGGGGGCGTGGAACCGGGCTCGGTATGGTCGGCGGATGCAGACCTCGCCCGACTCCCCGGTCACTTCTTCCGCGTCTCCCGATCGCTGCCCCGCATCTCCGTCCCCCGCTTCCCTGGTCCGTGAGTTCCACCTCGCCTTCGGGCTCGACGCGCGCAGCACGCCGGCGGAGGTCTCCCCGGCGCTCGCCGCCCACCGCGGTGAACTGCTCGCCGAGGAGGCCGCCGAAGTCGCCGAGGTCTCGGTCTCGGGCCCGCTGGACCGGCTGGCGCACGAGCTGGCCGACGTCGTGTACGTGGCGTACGGCACCGCGCTCGTCCACGGCATCGACCTCGACGCGGTGATCGCCGAGGTCCACCGCTCCAACATGACGAAGCTGGGCCCCGACGGCCGCGTCGCCCGCCGGGCCGACGGCAAGGTCCTCAAGGGGGAGCACTACCGGGCGCCGGACGTGTCGGAGGTGCTGCGGGGGCAGGGGTGGAGGGGCGGGGACGCGTAGACCCCTCTGCTCGATCGGCCCGGCTCAGTCCCCGACGGCGGTCTGCTGTCGTGCCTCACCCTCCGCCTCGGGCTGTTCCGGTGCGGCCCCCTCGGGCTGCGCCACGGGGCCCCGGCGCTCGGGGAGACCGAACCGGGCCGTGAGCCGTTCGGCCAGCGGCTGGGTGTAGCGGGCGGTGAGCGGGCCGAGCACGACCAGGATCAGCACGTACGCCGTGGCCAGCGGGCCGAGTGAGGGTTCGATGCCGGCCGTGACCGCGAGCCCGGCGATGACGATGGAGAACTCGCCGCGCGCGACCAGCGCACCGCCCGCTCGCCACCGGCCACCCACGGAGATACCGGCCCGGCGCGCCGCCCAGTACCCGGTGGCGATCTTCGTCAGAGCCGTGACGACGGCCAGCGCGAGCGCGGGCAGCAGCACCGGCGGGATGCTCGCCGGGTCGGTGTGCAGCCCGAAGAAGACGAAGAAGATCGCCGCGAAGAGATCCCGCAACGGGCTGAGCAGCGTGTGCGCGCCCTCCGCGACCTCGCCGGACAGGGCGATGCCGACCAGGAACGCCCCGACGGCGGCGGAGACCTGGAGCTGCTGCGCGATGCCCGCGACGAGGATCGTCAGGCCCAGCACGACGAGCAGCAGCTTCTCGGGGTCGTCGCTGGAGACGAAGCGGGAGATGACACGGCCGTAGCGGACGGCCACGAACAGGACGAGTCCGGCGGCTCCCAGGGCGATCGCGAGTGTCACACTGCCCGCGGCCAGCCCGACCCCGGCCACCAGCGCGGTGACGATGGGCAGGTAGACCGCCATCGCCAGGTCCTCCAGGACGAGGATGCTGAGGATCACCGGTGTCTCCCGGTTGCCCACCCGCCCCAGGTCGCCCAGCACCTTGGCGATGACACCGGACGAGGAGATCCAGGTGACGCCCGCCAGGACCACGGCGGCCACCGGACCCCAGCCGAGCAGCAGCGCGGCGGCCGCGCCGGGCAGGGCGTTCAGGGTGCAGTCGACCAGGCCCGAGGGGTAGTGGGCCTTGAGGTTGGAGACCAGATCGCTGGCCGTGTACTCCAGGCCGAGCATCAGCAGGAGCAGGATGACGCCGATCTCGGCGCCGGTGGCGACGAACTCCTCGCTCGCGCCGAGCGGGAGCAGCCCGCCCTCGCCGAAGGCGAGGCCGGCCAGCAGATACAGCGGGATGGGGGAGAACCGCAGACGGGCGGCGGCCCGCCCCAGCAGCCCGAGACAGAGGATGATGGCGCCGAACTCGATCAGCAGAACAGCAGAGTGCACCCGCTCACTCCCGTCCGAGTATCGCCGCGGCGCCGTCGACGCCTTCGCGGGTGCCGACGACGATCAGGGTGTCCCCGCCCGCCAGCCGGAAGTCCGGCGTCGGCGAGGGGATGGCCTCGGCGCGGCGCAGCACCGCCACCACCGACGCGCCGGTCTCGGTCCGCATCCGGGTCTCGCCCAGCACTCGGCCGTTCCAGCGGGAGGTCGCGGCGATCTCGATGCGCTCGGCGATCAGCCCGAGGTCAGTGGTGTAGAGCAGGCTCGGGCTGTGGTGGGAGGGCTTCAGCGCGTCGATCAGCGAGGCCGCCTCACCGCTCGTCAGCCGCAGCGACTGGGCGCAGGAGTCGGGGTCGTCGGCGCGGTACACGCTCACGGTGCGGGCGCCGTCGCGGTGCGCCACCACCGACAGGTGGCGCTGTTCGCGCGTCATGAGGTCGTACTGGACCCCGATGCCCGGCAGTGGCGTCGCCCGAAGGCGTGGCGTGGACATGATCTCCCCTTGTTCATCGAGTCGGTTGCTCATCGCGTCGTGTCGTTCGTCGAGTCGCGTCGCGTCGCGTCGATTCGCGTCGAGTCGCGGTCGTGCGTTCCCGTGCAAAACGGTCATGCTGCCATCCCCCGTACGGTGGCGACATGGGTGTTGGCACGGATGGACACGACCGCTCGGCAGGCGCGAAGCTGATCGGGACAGCGGCGTCGCCGCAGCTCGGAAGGGTTGGAGGGACAGGAAGGGACGGACAGAAGAACGTGTCGCTGTTCCGGCGGATCTTCCTGCTCAATGCCGCGGGCCTGACCGTGGCCACCGCGCTGCTGCTGGGCCCGGTCACCGTGTCGACGCCAATACTGCCGGGCGAGGTGCTGGTCGTCGTCGCGGGGCTCGCGGCGCTGCTCGTCGTCAACGCCCTCGTGCTGCGGATAGGACTGGCCCCGCTGCAACGGCTCGGCCGGGCCATGGCCACCGCCGACCTGCTGCATCCCGGGGCCCGGGCACCGGTCACCGGCCCCGCGGAGGTCGCCGGGCTGATCACCACGTACAACACCATGCTCGACCGGCTGGAGACCGAGCGCGCCACCAGCTCGGCCCGCGCGCTCTGCGCGCAGGAGGGCGAGCGCCGACGTATCTCCCAGGAGCTCCACGACGAGGTGGGCCAGACCCTGACCGCCGTGCTGCTGCAGCTCAAGCGGGTCGCCGACCAGGTGCCCGGGGAGCTGCGGGAGGAGGTGCGGCAGGCGCAGGAGGCGACCCGCGGCAGCCTGGACGAGATCCGCCGTATCGCCCGTCGGCTGCGCCCCGGGGTCCTGGAGGAACTCGGTCTGCACAGCGCGCTGCGGTCGCTGGCGGCCGAGTTCACCCCGCACGGCCTGTCCGTACGCCACCACCTCGACGGAGATCTGCCGCCGCTGACCGAGGAGACGGAACTCGTGGTCTATCGGGTGGCTCAGGAAGGGCTCACCAACACGGCCCGGCACGCGGGCGCCGATCACGCCGAACTGCGCTTGCGGCGGGTCGTGGATGTGGACGGTGGCGACGGCATCGAGCTCCTCGTGCGGGACAACGGCAAGGGCCCCGGCCGGCTGCGGGAGGGGGCGGGGATCAGCGGTATGCGGGAGCGGGCCCTGCTGGTCGGCGCCGCGCTCTCTGTCGGGGCCGGGCCGGGGGCGGGCACCGACGTACGGCTGCGCATCTCGACGGAGACCGGCGCATCGAAGACGGGCGCATCGAAGACCGGGGCATCGAAGACCTGCGCATCCACGACAGGCGCGTCGACGACCGGCGTACCGCCGCAGCTCCGCGCCGCTACCGCTTTCGAGGGAGACCGATGACGTCCGTGCCGCCCATGTCGTCCGTTCCGGCCATGTCGTCCGAGCCCGACCGGCGGCCCGGTGGGGGGCGGCCCACCCGGGTTCTGCTCGCCGACGATCACACGCTCGTGCGCCGTGGCGTACGGCTCATCCTGGACGGCGAACTGGACCTGGGCGTCGTGGCCGAGGCCGGGGACGGTGCCGAAGCGGTCGCGCGGGCCCGAGACACGGACGTGGACCTCGCCGTCCTCGACATCGCGATGCCCCGGATGACCGGACTCCAGGCGGCCCGCGAACTCTCCCGCCGCCTTCCCGGCCTGCGCATCCTCATCCTGACGATGTACGACAACGAGCAGTACTTCTTCGAGGCGCTCAAGGCCGGGGCCTGCGGTTACGTACTGAAGTCGGTCGCCGACCGCGATCTGGTCGAGGCGTGCCGGGCGGCGATGCGCGACGAGCCGTTCATCTATCCCGGCGCCGAGACCGCGCTCGTACGCACCTATCTGGAGCGGATGCGGCGCGGCGAGGCACTGCCCGTGCGGACCGTCACCGACCGCGAGGAGGAGGTGCTCAAGCTGGTCGCCGAGGGCCATACGACGAAGGAGATCGCCGAACTGCTCTACATCAGCGCCAAGACCGTGGAGAGCCACCGGGCGAACCTGCTGCACAAGCTCGGCCTGCGCGACCGCCTCGAACTCACCCGGTACGCGATCCGGGCCGGGCTCATCGAGCCGTGACCCGGGCCGGACAGGAACTGGACAGGCACTGGACATGGAAAGGGCCGACCCGTGCACGGGTCGGCCCTCTCTTGGTGGTGCCGCCGGATCACTTCACCGTCACGACGA
This portion of the Streptomyces mirabilis genome encodes:
- a CDS encoding HAMP domain-containing sensor histidine kinase, translating into MRTRLLPLLIVLMAAVLLALGIPLAVSVAAAEQQRVVVDRIDDTARFAALAQFVTDQPAGGSRVGTTDERGETLRKELVAYYEVYGIRVGVFYRDLAPMANAPENWYVVAKGEGREAFNEALLGRRSHDPEQVWPWQRNRLVVASPVIRDGDVIAVVVTDSPTGQMRSKILHGWVIIGAGEVAAMLLALGAALRLTGWVLRPVRVLDATTHDIATGRLKSRVAVAGGPPELRRLARSFNEMADNVEDVLEQQRAFVADASHQLRNPLSALLLRIELLALELPEDNEEIASVRTEGKRLAEVLDDLLDLALAEHAEADLRLTDIGELAAERVASWSPLADSRGVRLTGTCPATTAWADPVTLSSALDAVIDNALKFTPEGEDVEVAVASNGEVSTVVVTDRGPGLSDEELARIGDRFWRSAGHQNIKGSGLGLSISRVLLSAGGGSIAYARHEPHGLKVTVTVPRSRPES
- a CDS encoding cation:proton antiporter translates to MHSAVLLIEFGAIILCLGLLGRAAARLRFSPIPLYLLAGLAFGEGGLLPLGASEEFVATGAEIGVILLLLMLGLEYTASDLVSNLKAHYPSGLVDCTLNALPGAAAALLLGWGPVAAVVLAGVTWISSSGVIAKVLGDLGRVGNRETPVILSILVLEDLAMAVYLPIVTALVAGVGLAAGSVTLAIALGAAGLVLFVAVRYGRVISRFVSSDDPEKLLLVVLGLTILVAGIAQQLQVSAAVGAFLVGIALSGEVAEGAHTLLSPLRDLFAAIFFVFFGLHTDPASIPPVLLPALALAVVTALTKIATGYWAARRAGISVGGRWRAGGALVARGEFSIVIAGLAVTAGIEPSLGPLATAYVLILVVLGPLTARYTQPLAERLTARFGLPERRGPVAQPEGAAPEQPEAEGEARQQTAVGD
- a CDS encoding HAMP domain-containing sensor histidine kinase, yielding MSLFRRIFLLNAAGLTVATALLLGPVTVSTPILPGEVLVVVAGLAALLVVNALVLRIGLAPLQRLGRAMATADLLHPGARAPVTGPAEVAGLITTYNTMLDRLETERATSSARALCAQEGERRRISQELHDEVGQTLTAVLLQLKRVADQVPGELREEVRQAQEATRGSLDEIRRIARRLRPGVLEELGLHSALRSLAAEFTPHGLSVRHHLDGDLPPLTEETELVVYRVAQEGLTNTARHAGADHAELRLRRVVDVDGGDGIELLVRDNGKGPGRLREGAGISGMRERALLVGAALSVGAGPGAGTDVRLRISTETGASKTGASKTGASKTCASTTGASTTGVPPQLRAATAFEGDR
- a CDS encoding cation:proton antiporter regulatory subunit — translated: MSTPRLRATPLPGIGVQYDLMTREQRHLSVVAHRDGARTVSVYRADDPDSCAQSLRLTSGEAASLIDALKPSHHSPSLLYTTDLGLIAERIEIAATSRWNGRVLGETRMRTETGASVVAVLRRAEAIPSPTPDFRLAGGDTLIVVGTREGVDGAAAILGRE
- a CDS encoding TAXI family TRAP transporter solute-binding subunit gives rise to the protein MFLPLPRIDRRRALFGSAAALVVFGLLLWWLLPLGEESPGGRITFSTGTPTGVYQKYGTLLQTALAKDMPRLDVRLKNSDGSQENVRRVATGQADFTIAAADAVETYILENKPGAGQLRGCARLYDDYVHLVVPRSSSVQSVADLRGKRVAVGPDGSGVRLIAEHVLQAAGLDSAKDIKPFPDGIGTMPDLLEQRKIDAFFWSGGLPTSAVQQLSKRFAVRLVPITGDLVAKLHEQGGAARYYRSAVMPADAYPEAQQGSSVQTLAVANFLITREDSDARLTEELTRTVINSRDGIGRQVHAAQLVDLRTAIYTDPLPLHEGARRYYRSVKP
- a CDS encoding response regulator transcription factor: MSSEPDRRPGGGRPTRVLLADDHTLVRRGVRLILDGELDLGVVAEAGDGAEAVARARDTDVDLAVLDIAMPRMTGLQAARELSRRLPGLRILILTMYDNEQYFFEALKAGACGYVLKSVADRDLVEACRAAMRDEPFIYPGAETALVRTYLERMRRGEALPVRTVTDREEEVLKLVAEGHTTKEIAELLYISAKTVESHRANLLHKLGLRDRLELTRYAIRAGLIEP
- a CDS encoding MazG nucleotide pyrophosphohydrolase domain-containing protein, translating into MQTSPDSPVTSSASPDRCPASPSPASLVREFHLAFGLDARSTPAEVSPALAAHRGELLAEEAAEVAEVSVSGPLDRLAHELADVVYVAYGTALVHGIDLDAVIAEVHRSNMTKLGPDGRVARRADGKVLKGEHYRAPDVSEVLRGQGWRGGDA